The genomic stretch GCGCCCTGTACCAGTAGGCCCGCCGTTGACCGACCGTTCCCGGGCTGCGGGATCCCCCGTGGCTGTCGTGGCCGTGTGCCGCCACGTTTCAAGGAGACCACCATGTTCCGTTCCCTGATGATCACCGCTGCCCTGGCCACCGCCGTCGCGCTGGCCGCCACCTTCACCACGCCGCACACCTTCACGGCGGGGTCGCCCATCAAGGCCGCCGAGGTGAACAGCAACTTCGAGGCCGCCCAGACGGAACTGCGTCGCCTGGACAGCAAGGTGGTCGGCTTCGTGCATACCAGCACGGCCACGAACATCACCGGCAACTGGACGTGCCTCGACAACGCCGCCACGAATGGCCGCCCGGACGCCATCGTGACCGTCACGCACAATTTCAATCCCGGCGGGAACTCGGCCCTGAACAACTACGATCCGAACCTGACCGGCGTGTGGTACTACCAGAGCAAGTGGTGCATCTACCACGAGGACACCAGCAAGCCCATGCTGGCGGGCAAGACCTACAACGTGGTCGTCGTTGCGCCCTGACAGCGGCCTCCGTGGAGCCCAGGGGGGCGCTGTTCACCTTTCGACTCCGCGAAGGCCGCTGTGAGTGAGCCCGGCGACCCGCCCTACCGCCCCGCCTCGCGCTGGGCGAGCAGGGCGGCCTCCACGCGGTTGCGCACCTGGAGCTTCTGCAGGATGTTTGTCATGTAGTGCTTGACGGTCTTCTCGGTCAGCTCCAGGTCGCGGCCGATCTCCTTGTTGCTGCGCCCCGAGGCCACGCCCTCCAGGATCTGACGCTCGCGGGGAGTCAGGTCACTCAGCGGGTGGACGGGGCCGCGCCCCGGCGACGCCATCTCGACCAGCACGCCGGCGGCCAGGGACGGGGTGATCACGACCTCGCCCGCGTGCGCCGCCCGCACGACGCGCCGCAGTTCGCGTCCCGACACGCCCTTGAGGATGTAGCCGCGTGCTCCGGCCTTCAGTGAGGCGAGCACGTCGGCCTCCTCCTCGCTGAACGTCAGCATCACGATCCGGGTCACCGGGCACGCGGCCGTGACCTCCCGCGCCGCCTTCAGGCCGCTGCCCGGCAGGTTCAGATCCAGCAGCAGCACGTCCGGCAGCAGGGTGGTCGCCAGCTGCAGGGCGTCCTCGGCGCTGCCGCCCTCGCCGACCACCTCCAGGCCGGGCTCGGCGGCCAGGGTCGCCGCCACGCCCTCGCGGAACAGGGGATGGTCGTCCACGATCACGATCCGGATGGCATCGACGGGCACGTCAGTCATGATGCTCCTCGGGCGACAGCGGCACCCGGGCCTCGACCACCGTGCCGCCGTGGGCCTGCGCCCTGACCGTGAACGTCCCGCCCAGGCTCTCGGCCCGCTCGCGCATGCCGACCAGACCCAGGTGGCCGTCGGGGGCCGCGCCACACCACGTGAAGCCCGGCCCGGCGTCGGTGATCCGCAGCACCAGCCAGCCGCCGTCGGCCGTGTCGGCCGTCACGGTGACCGGGCCGCCTGGAGCGTGCCGGTGGGCGTTGTTCAGGGCCTCCTGCACGATCCGGAAGGCCGTGATCTTGACCGGCAGGGGCACATCGTCCGGCAGTGCCGCGGCGTCCAGGGGCACGTCCACCCCGGCCCGGCGGCGGTGGTCGCGCAGCGCCCGTTCCAGCACCTCGCGCAGCGTCAGGGCCGCCAGATCCGGGAGCCGCAGGTCCGTGGCGATGGCCCTCACCTCGCGCAGCGCGGATTCCAGCGACTGCTCCACGCTGCCCAGGGCCTCCTGCTGTGGCCCGGTCGCGTGGGCCCCCAGGCTGTCCAGCCGCAGCAGGGCGTAACTCAGATCCTGCGCGGGGCCGTCATGCAGGTCGCTCGACACGCGGCTCAGGACGCGCTCGCTGTGCGCGGTGGACCGGGCGGCGGCGCGGCTCACGCGGCCGTGCAGCTGCGCGTTCTGCGCGAGCAGTCCTTCGAGCGTGCCCACCTGTTCGCGCAGGGTCGCCTGCTGCCGCCGGATGGTGTCCGAGCCCCGCCGCACCAGCCCCGACAGCAGCGCGTAGGTCAGCAGCGTGATCGCCGCGACCACCCCCCACGAGCGCCGCTGCGCCTGTGCGATCTCCGCGTCCAGCGGGCCGGTCGTCTGGTAGAACTCGGCCACGGCGATCACGCGGTCCGTGCCCTCCAGCCGCATGGGCACGTAGGTCTCGATCAGGTGCCGGTACTGACCGCGCTGCGAGGCGTTCTCCTCGTCGCGCAGGTTCGTGATCTCGGCCGAGATCTCTCCCCGCCACGCCCGGGCCAGGTCCGCCTTGATCGGGAAGATGCCGCCGGCATCCTGCCCGTACACCACCCGGCCGTCCGGGGCCCAGATCTTGATGGACACGATCTCGCGGCCGAGCGGCGTGGTCGCCAGCAGCTTCTCGATGGCCGCCTGACGCCCGGGCGACAGCCACGTCGAGGAACCGAGTTCCTGAAGCTGCGTGACCAGGAAATTCTCCACGTACAGCGCGGCCGTCGCCGCCGTGCGGTGGATCACACCCTGCCGGATCTGGGCGCCCACCCACCATCCGGTCACCAGCATGCTGACCAGCAGCACCAGCAGGCTCGCCAGATTGAAGCGGGCCGCGAGGGTGAGCGTATGCCAGCGCCACGCCCGACGCGGGGCAGCACGCAGCGGCGGGGCGGACAGGGCCATGGGTCATTATCCGCCCCGCTTTGCCCCCCGTGCAGTGGGCCAAGGTCGGAGGGCGGCCGATCCGCTCCACGCGGATCCGCAGGATGCACGGACAGCCTCAGGACGTGCGCCGCATGGACGATGGCCCGGGGGGCAGGCCCGCCCGTGGGCCATGGCGGACGTCTGCGCACGGACGTACGGTGAGGGCACCTGCACACCACAGGGTCAGGAGGTCTCGAATGAACGCGAAATCCCGGACGCTGTACGTTCTGCTCGCCGCTGCCCTGGCGCTGGGCACCGCTGCCGCGAAACATGGCGCGGACGACCCCCCAGGCGATGATCACGGCCGTCACGGGGCCGGTCATGCCACGGCGCCTGCTGCGGCGCTGCCTGTTCTGGCCCGGCATGGCGCCGACGACCCACCCGGCGACGACCATGGTCACCATGGAGCTGGACACGCCTGATCGCGCCCCCTCTCCCCCCCCCGGGAACCGGAACCTCTCGTTCCGGTTTTCTGATGAACCAGCTTCAGCGCGGCTCTGCGCTCACGGCCGTCTGGGCCTCGCGCTCGGCGTAGACCTCCACGAACTTCTGCCTCAGCGCCCCTGCACTGGCACGCGGCACCATCTCGCTGACGTCACCGCCGTAGCTGGCGATCTCCCGCACCATGCTGCTCGACACGAAACTCCAGCGCGTGGCCGCCATGATGAACACCGTCTCGGCGTCCCCGATCTGGCGGTTGAGGTGCGCGATCTGGAGTTCGTACTCGTAATCCGACACGGCCCGCAGGCCGCGCACGATCACGCTGCCCGGCTCGCGCGCCATGTAGTCCACCAGCAGCCCCCCGAAGCTGTCCACGCCGACGTTGGGGAAATGTGCTGTCGCGGCGCGCAGGATGTCCAGGCGCTCGTCCAGGGTGAAGAGGTGTCGGCCCTGCTTGCGGGCATTGTGCATGACCGTCACGGTGACGCGGTCGAAGATCTTGGCCGCCCGCGTCAGCACGTCCATGTGGCCGCTGGTGATCGGGTCGAAGGAGCCGGGAAAGACGGCGTTCATGTGCCTGAAATGGTATCCCGCCCGGCGTCCGGGGTGTCGGCGGACTCGCGGGTGTACACGGTCAGGCTGTTGCTGCCGTATCGCCGTTCCTCGCGCACGAAGCCGACGTGATCCGGCAGGTGAAGCCGATCCGGGTGCTGGCAGATCAGCAGGCCGCCGGGCTTCAGCGCGGCGCTGCCGAGCACCTGCCGGGCCAGCGCCGGGATGTCGGCCTCGTACGGTGGGTCGCTGAACACCACATCGAAGCTGCCCAGGCGGGGGAGCAGGCTGCCGGAATCGCCCTTCACAATCCGCACGCGCAGGTCCAGCGCGCGGGCGTTGGCCTCCAGCGTCCTCAGGGCGCGCTGATCGGTCTCGACCAGGGTCACGTCGTGCCCCCGGCTGGCGGCCTCCAGTCCGATCGCGCCGCTGCCCCCGTGCATGTCCAGGAAGGCGGGAAAGCGGGCGGCGGGGGCACGGGCCGCCAGCAGGTCGAACAGGCTCTTGCGGATGCGGGCCCCGCTGGGTCTCGCACTCTCGGGCACGCGCATCTCCCGGCCCTGGGCAGTGCCGCCCAGAATCCTGACGCTCACAGAACAGTCCTCATCCGTGCAGCCTACAGCCATGCAGCCTGCGCGAGGTCTGCGCTCAGGACAGCGCCGCGTACGCCGGGAAGGTGTCCAGCGTGCCGGGCACGAGCGTCCAGTCCTCGCCGTCCCGTGTGGCCTGCCCGGCCTGCACCAGCCGGTTGAGTTCCGCCTCGACGCGCTGCTGCACGCGCCGCAGCGGCATGGCGTCCGTGCCCTCCACGCCGCGCCACGCCAGAAACGCGCGGTGGAACGCGGGCAGGGCAAAGAGGCCCACGCGGGTCTCCAGGGCGCGCCAGCTCAGGCCCGGCGGGGGTGGGGTCGTCATGGCCCTGTTCTACCGCTGCCGCCGCGCCACGTACAATGCCTGCATGACCGAGTTGCCCGGCGACCCCGACGCTCCGGAGCCCGCCGACCCGGCGCTGCTGCCCGCCGATCTGGCACGGCAGCTCGAGGCGCTGGGTGGGCAACTGGTGTGGCGGATCGGCAAGGACGAACTCAGCGACGAGATTGTGGTTCGGCTGGGCTTCGCGTCGGCCACGCCCCGCTTCGCGCATCTGGCCCGGCTGCGCAGCGCCGGTGATGCCGAGCTCCAGGCCGCCCTGGCCGAACACCGGGTCGTGATCGAGTGGGTGGACTGAACGCGTGGTGATCGAGTCGGCCCAGGCGTTCACGCTGACGTTTCCGGGGCCGTCGGCCGGCGCCCTGGCCTTCGTGCGCTCGCCGGCGTGGGCACTGTCCCGCGTGGAGTTCCTGCGGCACCTGCGTGCCGACGACAGCGGCGTGCGCGGGGAACTGCTGGTGCAGCTGCCGGTGCTGGGCCAGGCCGACCTGCCCTTTCACAGCCGAGTGGTGCCCACGGCGGACGGCGCGGCGCTGGAGCCGCAGCCCCTGAGCGGCGAGCGGGCGTG from Deinococcus sp. AB2017081 encodes the following:
- a CDS encoding LuxR C-terminal-related transcriptional regulator: MTDVPVDAIRIVIVDDHPLFREGVAATLAAEPGLEVVGEGGSAEDALQLATTLLPDVLLLDLNLPGSGLKAAREVTAACPVTRIVMLTFSEEEADVLASLKAGARGYILKGVSGRELRRVVRAAHAGEVVITPSLAAGVLVEMASPGRGPVHPLSDLTPRERQILEGVASGRSNKEIGRDLELTEKTVKHYMTNILQKLQVRNRVEAALLAQREAGR
- a CDS encoding sensor histidine kinase produces the protein MALSAPPLRAAPRRAWRWHTLTLAARFNLASLLVLLVSMLVTGWWVGAQIRQGVIHRTAATAALYVENFLVTQLQELGSSTWLSPGRQAAIEKLLATTPLGREIVSIKIWAPDGRVVYGQDAGGIFPIKADLARAWRGEISAEITNLRDEENASQRGQYRHLIETYVPMRLEGTDRVIAVAEFYQTTGPLDAEIAQAQRRSWGVVAAITLLTYALLSGLVRRGSDTIRRQQATLREQVGTLEGLLAQNAQLHGRVSRAAARSTAHSERVLSRVSSDLHDGPAQDLSYALLRLDSLGAHATGPQQEALGSVEQSLESALREVRAIATDLRLPDLAALTLREVLERALRDHRRRAGVDVPLDAAALPDDVPLPVKITAFRIVQEALNNAHRHAPGGPVTVTADTADGGWLVLRITDAGPGFTWCGAAPDGHLGLVGMRERAESLGGTFTVRAQAHGGTVVEARVPLSPEEHHD
- the coaD gene encoding pantetheine-phosphate adenylyltransferase; the encoded protein is MNAVFPGSFDPITSGHMDVLTRAAKIFDRVTVTVMHNARKQGRHLFTLDERLDILRAATAHFPNVGVDSFGGLLVDYMAREPGSVIVRGLRAVSDYEYELQIAHLNRQIGDAETVFIMAATRWSFVSSSMVREIASYGGDVSEMVPRASAGALRQKFVEVYAEREAQTAVSAEPR
- a CDS encoding RsmD family RNA methyltransferase, with the protein product MSVRILGGTAQGREMRVPESARPSGARIRKSLFDLLAARAPAARFPAFLDMHGGSGAIGLEAASRGHDVTLVETDQRALRTLEANARALDLRVRIVKGDSGSLLPRLGSFDVVFSDPPYEADIPALARQVLGSAALKPGGLLICQHPDRLHLPDHVGFVREERRYGSNSLTVYTRESADTPDAGRDTISGT
- a CDS encoding DUF3248 domain-containing protein, translating into MTELPGDPDAPEPADPALLPADLARQLEALGGQLVWRIGKDELSDEIVVRLGFASATPRFAHLARLRSAGDAELQAALAEHRVVIEWVD
- a CDS encoding DUF3809 domain-containing protein, whose amino-acid sequence is MVIESAQAFTLTFPGPSAGALAFVRSPAWALSRVEFLRHLRADDSGVRGELLVQLPVLGQADLPFHSRVVPTADGAALEPQPLSGERAWVEVQGSARAEDTGSVQTALDFSFMFRAHLAVPDGGGWGGDAFSKMVQAAARRTLERVARELPAGIAAAMADAPAAR